Proteins found in one Alicyclobacillus cycloheptanicus genomic segment:
- a CDS encoding Hsp20/alpha crystallin family protein, with translation MNNGFFDSFPYLQQMGEQFQKMFGDDFVRNLMNQMQVPAWGQPGNAAGGERFWPGFGPGAGPTGNAGQGGDGAAGSAAGKGTGNGTPGMGEGPPMWNPFMGMNRPSVDPPASYPPADIYETRHEVVVVLELPGMERSSDVRLSVFPEHIVVKGERERRYPNGSSAKLTTAERRVGSFERQIALPARVRKQHAKAVYRAGLLEVRLLKEGKPADGEGNLIDVDFL, from the coding sequence GTGAACAACGGTTTTTTCGACTCGTTTCCCTACCTGCAGCAAATGGGTGAACAGTTTCAGAAGATGTTTGGCGACGACTTCGTGCGGAACTTGATGAACCAGATGCAGGTTCCCGCTTGGGGCCAGCCTGGGAATGCAGCAGGGGGTGAACGGTTCTGGCCGGGGTTTGGACCGGGGGCGGGACCGACGGGCAATGCCGGGCAAGGCGGCGACGGCGCGGCAGGCAGCGCAGCCGGCAAAGGCACGGGCAACGGCACGCCAGGTATGGGCGAAGGTCCGCCGATGTGGAACCCGTTTATGGGCATGAACCGCCCCTCGGTCGACCCGCCCGCCTCGTATCCACCCGCGGATATTTACGAAACGCGGCATGAAGTGGTGGTGGTCCTGGAACTCCCGGGGATGGAGCGATCTTCGGACGTGCGCCTGTCCGTGTTTCCAGAACACATCGTCGTCAAAGGCGAACGAGAGCGCCGCTACCCGAACGGTTCGAGTGCCAAGTTGACGACCGCGGAACGGCGGGTCGGGTCGTTCGAGCGGCAGATCGCGCTGCCCGCCCGTGTGCGAAAGCAGCACGCCAAGGCGGTGTACCGCGCCGGGCTGTTGGAAGTCCGCCTGCTCAAAGAAGGCAAACCGGCAGACGGGGAGGGGAACCTCATCGACGTCGACTTTTTGTAG
- a CDS encoding permease, translating into MDKILMTTAALTLCGYLTLMFVRPESAASGLEFTTEMFFQALPWMIVSMFTAGLLAQFFDPAVIARILGRESGIRGVLVGACLGLAGTGSRWAAYPLAAGLVAAEASPGAVFAFLTSWQLVSLSRLPAEVPFLGMRFTVIRAALSFALAIVGGLVVDHWVKSP; encoded by the coding sequence GTGGACAAAATCCTGATGACCACCGCCGCGTTGACGCTTTGCGGATACTTGACGCTGATGTTCGTCCGCCCGGAAAGCGCGGCAAGCGGCTTGGAATTCACCACGGAGATGTTTTTCCAGGCGCTGCCGTGGATGATTGTCTCGATGTTCACCGCTGGGCTGCTTGCGCAGTTTTTCGATCCCGCCGTGATTGCGCGCATCCTCGGCCGGGAATCGGGCATCCGCGGCGTACTGGTGGGTGCGTGTCTGGGGCTGGCCGGAACCGGATCGCGCTGGGCCGCCTATCCGCTGGCTGCGGGCCTCGTAGCTGCAGAGGCCAGCCCTGGTGCAGTCTTTGCGTTTTTGACCAGTTGGCAGCTGGTATCGCTCTCGCGCCTGCCGGCCGAAGTTCCGTTTCTCGGCATGCGCTTCACGGTCATCCGCGCAGCCCTGTCCTTCGCGCTCGCGATTGTGGGGGGCTTGGTGGTCGACCACTGGGTGAAGTCGCCGTAA
- a CDS encoding glycosyl hydrolase family 18 protein, with product MRQSGGTALLRRLASSLGFIGLLAGCLASLFFLYGGPSWQAASETEASSLSAAELGELIGTPHYTQSDQAQAPTSIPAALAAVFRVPLTNPLGMLTAQFPATTQTASPNGASESSLLSSLSTWETHSNKIALGWLPLESPSASIQTMADNPGINVVSPEWMTLWSADGNVETHVEPEVVRYAHQHHIQVWAMFDNQFSASLTHAVLSSSAARAHAVQLVTNAVRDGQLDGVNVDFENLESSDQAAFTSFVAQLHQALAPLGAKLSVDITPDIVPLEDDAAYFHAGLASVCDDIVVMAYDEHWAGDTTPGPVADVPWVTRAVDDLLDTGVPADQLILGIPSYTRFWHVYPDGSVTSEAVADSAVSGILASHHASSTWNNELGLYYARYAKPEGYEEVWYAGPQTWSRKLNLVNQEGLGGVAVWSLSLSNANTWSTVVNALRQSLS from the coding sequence ATGCGACAATCAGGTGGAACAGCACTCCTTCGACGGCTGGCGTCCTCGCTTGGCTTCATCGGCCTCTTGGCCGGCTGTCTGGCCAGTTTGTTCTTTCTCTACGGCGGACCGTCGTGGCAGGCGGCCTCCGAAACGGAAGCGTCGTCGCTGTCGGCGGCAGAACTCGGAGAACTGATCGGCACCCCCCACTATACACAGAGCGACCAGGCACAGGCGCCCACCTCCATTCCAGCCGCGCTTGCCGCCGTGTTCCGGGTGCCGCTGACCAACCCGCTCGGCATGCTGACGGCGCAGTTTCCCGCGACCACGCAAACCGCCAGTCCAAACGGAGCCTCGGAATCGAGCCTCCTGTCTTCCTTGTCCACGTGGGAAACCCATTCGAATAAAATTGCGCTCGGCTGGCTGCCGTTGGAATCGCCCAGCGCATCGATTCAAACGATGGCCGACAACCCCGGCATCAACGTGGTCAGCCCGGAGTGGATGACCCTGTGGTCCGCCGACGGAAACGTGGAAACCCACGTCGAACCGGAGGTCGTCCGTTACGCCCACCAGCACCACATCCAAGTGTGGGCGATGTTCGACAACCAATTCAGCGCCTCGCTGACCCACGCCGTCTTGTCCAGTTCTGCAGCCCGTGCCCATGCCGTCCAGCTGGTCACAAACGCCGTGCGCGATGGGCAGCTCGACGGCGTCAACGTGGACTTCGAGAACCTGGAGTCGTCCGACCAAGCGGCCTTTACGTCGTTCGTCGCGCAGCTTCACCAGGCGCTCGCCCCCCTCGGCGCAAAGCTGTCTGTCGACATCACGCCGGACATCGTTCCCCTGGAGGACGACGCCGCGTACTTTCACGCGGGCCTCGCATCCGTGTGCGACGACATCGTCGTCATGGCGTACGACGAGCACTGGGCTGGGGATACCACGCCCGGTCCCGTCGCCGACGTCCCGTGGGTGACGCGCGCCGTCGACGACCTGCTGGACACTGGCGTGCCGGCAGACCAGCTGATTCTGGGGATTCCGTCGTATACCCGCTTCTGGCACGTCTACCCCGATGGCAGCGTGACCAGCGAAGCGGTCGCCGACTCTGCCGTAAGCGGCATTCTCGCGTCCCATCACGCTTCGTCGACGTGGAACAATGAACTGGGGCTCTACTATGCGCGTTACGCCAAACCGGAAGGATACGAGGAAGTGTGGTACGCCGGACCACAGACGTGGAGCCGCAAGCTGAACCTGGTCAATCAGGAGGGGCTCGGCGGCGTCGCCGTGTGGTCGCTGTCCCTGTCGAACGCCAACACGTGGTCGACCGTCGTCAACGCACTGCGCCAGTCCTTGTCCTGA